In Microbacterium sp. AB, a single genomic region encodes these proteins:
- a CDS encoding 50S ribosomal protein L25/general stress protein Ctc, producing MADQNKLAAEIRTEFGKGFARRLRAAGKIPAVIYGHGTDPVHVALPGHETSLIIRQANALLALDIEGTSELALVKDVQRDPVRQIIEHVDLLVVKQGEKITVDVPIVVLGESAPGTIVNLDTTTLSLEVEATHIPEHIEVSVEGLEEGAHIIASDATLPAGASLAGDPEVLIVAISVPAAEETDDEAAEAAQGEESAAE from the coding sequence ATGGCTGACCAGAACAAGCTCGCGGCAGAGATCCGCACCGAGTTCGGCAAGGGCTTCGCCCGCCGTCTCCGCGCCGCAGGCAAGATCCCCGCCGTCATCTACGGCCACGGGACCGACCCCGTGCACGTCGCGCTGCCGGGTCACGAGACGAGCCTCATCATCCGGCAGGCGAACGCGCTCCTCGCGCTCGACATCGAGGGCACCTCCGAGCTGGCGCTCGTCAAGGATGTCCAGCGCGACCCGGTGCGCCAGATCATCGAGCACGTGGACCTCCTCGTCGTGAAGCAGGGCGAGAAGATCACGGTCGACGTGCCGATCGTCGTGCTGGGCGAGTCCGCGCCCGGCACGATCGTCAACCTCGACACGACGACCCTGTCGCTCGAGGTCGAGGCCACGCACATCCCGGAGCACATCGAGGTCTCCGTCGAGGGACTCGAGGAGGGCGCTCACATCATCGCCTCCGACGCCACGCTCCCCGCGGGCGCCTCGCTCGCGGGCGACCCCGAGGTCCTCATCGTCGCGATCTCGGTTCCCGCCGCCGAGGAGACCGACGACGAGGCCGCCGAGGCCGCGCAGGGCGAAGAGTCCGCCGCCGAGTAG
- the pth gene encoding aminoacyl-tRNA hydrolase, whose protein sequence is MADTWLIVGLGNPGPRYAQTRHNVGQLVADELAGRRSAAFRQHKANARVAETWLRPGAAKLVVAKPNTFMNVSGGPAAGLARFYGIDADRIVVVHDELDIPFDTVKLKSGGGHGGHNGVRDVAKALGTPDFVRVRVGIGRPPGRQDPADWVLDPFGSAERTALPILVADAADAVEQIVDEGLVAAQQRFHAPRP, encoded by the coding sequence ATGGCCGACACGTGGCTGATCGTCGGGCTGGGCAACCCCGGCCCGCGCTATGCGCAGACCAGGCACAACGTCGGGCAGCTGGTGGCCGACGAGCTCGCCGGCCGCCGGAGCGCCGCGTTCCGGCAGCACAAGGCCAACGCGCGCGTCGCGGAGACGTGGCTCCGGCCGGGGGCCGCGAAGCTCGTCGTGGCGAAGCCCAACACCTTCATGAACGTCTCGGGCGGACCTGCGGCGGGGCTCGCGAGATTCTACGGGATCGACGCGGACCGGATCGTCGTCGTGCACGACGAGCTGGACATCCCCTTCGACACCGTCAAGCTCAAGTCCGGCGGCGGTCACGGAGGGCACAACGGCGTCCGCGACGTCGCGAAGGCGCTCGGAACCCCGGACTTCGTCCGGGTGCGCGTCGGGATCGGCCGTCCTCCCGGGCGCCAGGACCCCGCCGACTGGGTGCTCGACCCGTTCGGCTCCGCCGAGCGCACGGCGCTCCCGATCCTCGTCGCCGATGCGGCGGACGCCGTCGAGCAGATCGTCGACGAGGGTCTCGTCGCGGCGCAGCAGAGGTTCCACGCGCCGCGCCCGTGA
- the mfd gene encoding transcription-repair coupling factor: MTVQGIVRALERDESFGDALAVAAGDADLSLVDGLDAPALAALLRRRRENGHPPVLLVVAPTGRRAESLRAALTAVLPEAEVLDFPAWETLPHERLSPSPETVGRRLETLRRIASATDDGPLVVTASVRAAIQPIARGLGEVAPVVLRAGGRDHELEDVVERLVELAYHRVDMVSRRGEFAVRGGILDVFPPVADHPHRIEFFGDEVEQIRAFSVADQRSLPGEIAEASLVPSRELLLTPDVRQRARELQHEYPGIAQMLERMGEGIPVEGMESLTPVLAGPLVSLVSYLPREAAVALVDPERAASRSITLGETNREFLEAAWSAATGGGVAPINLDSGDFLTLAALRDDVREASGVWWTLSPFDSGAADTAAELAEENDEDFAVDARDAIRIRGTAAPTFQGTAEGASEHIGSLVKDGWRVVVAAPGAGLVERARDVLSERGLAARIVPALDDEPEPGVATLVQGAVERGFVVAGAKLAVFTENEFYGRAIGGETRAVKKLASRRRNVVDPLQLKPGEVVVHATHGIGRFVEMTQREVSSGGRNPVKTKRDYLVIEYAPSKRGYPGDKLFVPTDQLDLLSKYVGGEAPTLSKMGGGDWAQAKGRARKAVRDIAVELVKLYSARMAAKGHAFGPDTPWQRELEEAFPFAETPDQLQTIDEVKRDMERPIPMDRLLSGDVGFGKTEVAVRAAFKAIQDGKQVAMLVPTTLLVKQHLETFQDRFAGFPVQVRALSRFQSDRQAREVVQGLADGSVDMVIGTHRILTEQIRFKDLGLLVVDEEQRFGVEHKDALKKLKTNVDILAMSATPIPRTLEMAVTGIREMSTLATPPEDRHPILSYVGPHNDKQIAAAIRREMLREGQIFFVHNRVTSIQRVASHLAELVPDARIAVAHGKMGEHQLEQVVDDFWERKFDVLVCTTIIETGIDIANANTIIIDRADKYGLAQLHQLRGRVGRGRERAYAYFVYDENKPLSETAADRLETIAVHNDLGSGIQVAMKDLELRGAGNLLGAEQAGHIAGVGFDLYLRMIGEAVATFRGEETEGPTELRLELPVEARLPESYIDSERLRLEAYQKLSAAATASAKDDAIDLVVEELVDRYGTPPREVDGLVAIARLRRRAAQAGLADVVAMGRNLRVAPAQLPESLRVRLQRLYPGAKILSGGEAMVVPLPVADGEPLADAELVAWVAQLLDAVFPPPKKDDPAAE, translated from the coding sequence GTGACTGTGCAGGGGATCGTCCGCGCTCTGGAACGGGACGAGTCGTTCGGCGACGCACTCGCCGTCGCGGCCGGCGATGCGGATCTCTCGCTCGTCGACGGCCTCGATGCGCCGGCCCTCGCGGCACTGCTGCGCCGCCGGCGCGAGAACGGCCATCCGCCCGTCCTCCTCGTCGTGGCGCCCACGGGACGCCGTGCCGAGTCGCTCCGCGCGGCGCTGACGGCCGTGCTGCCGGAGGCCGAGGTGCTCGACTTCCCCGCGTGGGAGACGCTGCCCCACGAGCGGCTGAGCCCGAGCCCCGAGACCGTCGGCCGCCGGCTCGAGACGCTGCGGCGGATCGCGTCCGCGACGGACGACGGGCCGCTCGTCGTGACGGCGTCCGTCCGTGCGGCGATCCAGCCCATCGCGCGCGGGCTGGGGGAGGTCGCCCCCGTCGTCCTGCGCGCGGGCGGCAGGGACCACGAGCTCGAGGACGTCGTCGAGCGTCTCGTCGAGCTCGCCTATCACCGCGTCGACATGGTGTCGCGTCGCGGCGAGTTCGCCGTGCGCGGCGGCATCCTGGACGTCTTCCCGCCCGTGGCGGACCATCCCCACCGCATCGAGTTCTTCGGCGACGAGGTCGAGCAGATCCGGGCCTTCTCCGTCGCCGACCAGCGGTCCCTGCCCGGCGAGATCGCCGAGGCGTCGCTCGTCCCCAGCCGTGAGCTCCTCCTGACGCCCGACGTGCGTCAGCGGGCGCGCGAGCTGCAGCACGAGTACCCCGGCATCGCGCAGATGCTCGAGCGGATGGGGGAGGGGATCCCCGTCGAGGGGATGGAGTCGCTCACCCCCGTGCTCGCCGGCCCGCTCGTCTCCCTCGTCTCCTACCTGCCCCGGGAGGCCGCCGTCGCGCTCGTCGACCCGGAGCGCGCCGCATCGCGGTCGATCACGCTGGGCGAGACGAACCGCGAGTTCCTCGAGGCGGCGTGGAGCGCGGCCACGGGCGGCGGCGTGGCGCCCATCAACCTCGACTCCGGCGACTTCCTCACCCTGGCCGCGCTGCGCGACGACGTGCGCGAGGCATCGGGCGTCTGGTGGACGCTGAGCCCGTTCGACTCGGGCGCGGCCGACACCGCCGCGGAGCTGGCGGAGGAGAACGACGAGGACTTCGCGGTCGACGCCCGCGATGCGATCCGCATCCGCGGAACCGCGGCGCCGACGTTCCAGGGCACGGCGGAGGGCGCCTCCGAGCACATCGGGAGCCTCGTGAAGGACGGATGGCGCGTCGTCGTGGCCGCTCCCGGCGCGGGGCTCGTCGAGCGCGCGCGCGACGTCCTGTCCGAGCGCGGCCTCGCCGCGCGCATCGTCCCGGCGCTCGACGACGAGCCGGAGCCCGGCGTCGCGACGCTCGTGCAGGGGGCCGTCGAGCGGGGCTTCGTCGTGGCGGGCGCGAAGCTCGCGGTCTTCACCGAGAACGAGTTCTACGGCCGCGCGATCGGCGGCGAGACGCGCGCCGTCAAGAAGCTCGCGTCGCGGCGCAGGAACGTCGTGGACCCGCTGCAGCTGAAGCCCGGCGAGGTCGTCGTGCACGCGACGCACGGCATCGGCCGCTTCGTCGAGATGACGCAGCGCGAGGTGTCCAGCGGCGGACGCAACCCGGTCAAGACGAAGCGCGACTACCTCGTGATCGAGTACGCGCCGTCCAAGCGCGGGTACCCGGGCGACAAGCTGTTCGTGCCCACGGACCAGCTCGACCTCCTGTCGAAGTACGTCGGCGGCGAGGCCCCCACGCTCTCGAAGATGGGCGGAGGCGACTGGGCGCAGGCGAAGGGCCGGGCCCGCAAGGCCGTCCGCGACATCGCCGTCGAGCTCGTGAAGCTGTACTCCGCGCGGATGGCCGCCAAGGGCCACGCCTTCGGCCCCGACACGCCGTGGCAGCGGGAGCTCGAGGAGGCGTTCCCGTTCGCGGAGACGCCCGACCAGCTGCAGACGATCGACGAGGTCAAGCGCGACATGGAGCGCCCGATCCCCATGGACCGGCTGCTCTCGGGGGACGTCGGGTTCGGCAAGACCGAGGTCGCCGTGCGCGCGGCGTTCAAGGCCATCCAGGACGGCAAGCAGGTCGCGATGCTCGTCCCGACGACGCTGCTCGTCAAGCAGCACCTCGAGACGTTCCAGGACCGCTTCGCCGGGTTCCCCGTGCAAGTGCGCGCGCTGTCGCGCTTCCAGAGCGACAGGCAGGCGCGCGAGGTCGTCCAGGGGCTCGCGGACGGCTCCGTCGACATGGTCATCGGGACCCACCGCATCCTCACCGAGCAGATCCGGTTCAAGGACCTCGGGCTCCTCGTCGTCGACGAGGAGCAGCGCTTCGGCGTCGAGCACAAGGACGCGCTGAAGAAGCTCAAGACCAACGTCGACATCCTCGCGATGAGCGCCACGCCCATCCCGCGCACCCTCGAGATGGCCGTCACGGGCATCCGCGAGATGTCGACGCTCGCCACCCCTCCGGAGGACAGGCATCCGATCCTGTCGTACGTCGGTCCGCACAACGACAAGCAGATCGCCGCGGCCATCCGGCGCGAGATGCTGCGCGAGGGGCAGATCTTCTTCGTGCACAACCGGGTGACGTCGATCCAGCGGGTCGCCTCCCACCTCGCCGAGCTCGTGCCGGACGCGCGCATCGCGGTGGCGCACGGGAAGATGGGGGAGCACCAGCTCGAACAGGTCGTGGACGACTTCTGGGAGCGCAAGTTCGACGTGCTCGTGTGCACGACGATCATCGAGACCGGCATCGACATCGCCAACGCGAACACCATCATCATCGACCGAGCCGACAAGTACGGCCTGGCCCAGCTGCATCAGCTGCGCGGACGGGTGGGCCGCGGGCGCGAACGCGCCTACGCCTACTTCGTCTACGACGAGAACAAGCCCCTCTCCGAGACGGCGGCGGACCGTCTCGAGACGATCGCCGTGCACAACGACCTCGGAAGCGGCATCCAGGTCGCCATGAAGGACCTCGAGCTGCGCGGCGCGGGGAACCTGCTGGGCGCGGAGCAGGCGGGGCACATCGCGGGCGTCGGCTTCGACCTCTACCTGCGGATGATCGGCGAGGCCGTCGCGACGTTCCGCGGCGAGGAGACGGAGGGGCCCACGGAGCTGCGGCTCGAGCTGCCCGTCGAGGCCCGCCTGCCGGAGTCGTACATCGACAGCGAGCGGCTGCGGCTCGAGGCGTACCAGAAGCTCTCCGCGGCCGCGACGGCGAGCGCGAAGGACGACGCCATCGACCTCGTCGTGGAGGAGCTCGTCGACCGCTACGGCACGCCGCCGCGGGAGGTCGACGGGCTCGTCGCGATCGCCCGGCTGCGTCGCCGGGCCGCGCAGGCGGGGCTGGCCGACGTCGTGGCGATGGGGCGGAACCTCCGCGTCGCGCCGGCGCAGCTGCCCGAATCCCTCCGCGTGCGCCTGCAGCGCCTGTACCCCGGCGCGAAGATCCTCAGCGGGGGCGAGGCGATGGTCGTGCCGCTGCCGGTCGCGGACGGCGAGCCTCTCGCCGACGCCGAGCTCGTCGCCTGGGTCGCGCAGCTGCTCGACGCCGTGTTCCCGCCGCCGAAGAAGGACGATCCCGCGGCGGAGTGA
- a CDS encoding Na+/H+ antiporter NhaA translates to MLRLLRSERFPAFLLLGAAALGLVVANSAVGPSVIAFGEARIGVPGTPLDLSIAHWVADFLLAIFFFGVAVELQYELTNGHLNTVGRAVRPAIAAAGGVLVPIVVYLAIAGAPETASGWPIPTATDIAFALGVLAVFGRGLPSRVRVFLLALAIIDDIAGIVFIAVLFATDVDLVVLLAGVALAAAFALLSRVVSRQRAPVVVPVMIVVALGAWALVYLSGVHATIAGVLLGLAVRQGEGMRARHVLEPWINGAILPLFAFFAALVVVPQVALHELSPALWATLVALPVGKLVGIVLFGWLAMLVRPRGAEPEIRVPDLLAAGALGGIGFTVSLLLASLAFADDETLRDEATLGVLGGSAVAVVISSVVVTWRARHHRRSAARERGARGCGRMAG, encoded by the coding sequence GTGCTCCGTCTGCTGCGCTCCGAGCGCTTCCCCGCCTTCCTCCTGCTCGGCGCCGCGGCGCTGGGCCTCGTCGTCGCGAACAGCGCCGTCGGACCATCCGTCATCGCGTTCGGCGAGGCGCGCATCGGCGTTCCGGGCACCCCTCTCGACCTGTCGATCGCCCACTGGGTTGCCGACTTTCTGCTCGCGATCTTCTTCTTCGGCGTCGCGGTCGAGCTCCAGTACGAGCTCACGAACGGGCACCTGAACACCGTCGGGCGCGCCGTCAGGCCGGCGATCGCGGCGGCGGGCGGCGTGCTCGTGCCGATCGTCGTCTATCTCGCGATCGCGGGCGCTCCCGAGACGGCGTCGGGCTGGCCCATCCCGACCGCCACCGACATCGCCTTCGCGCTCGGCGTGCTCGCGGTGTTCGGACGAGGACTGCCCTCCAGGGTGCGCGTGTTCCTCCTCGCTCTCGCGATCATCGACGACATCGCCGGCATCGTCTTCATCGCCGTGCTGTTCGCGACCGACGTCGACCTCGTCGTGCTCCTGGCGGGGGTCGCGCTCGCCGCCGCCTTCGCCCTCCTCAGCCGTGTCGTGTCGCGGCAAAGAGCGCCCGTGGTCGTGCCCGTCATGATCGTCGTCGCGCTCGGCGCGTGGGCTCTCGTGTACCTGTCGGGCGTGCACGCGACCATCGCGGGCGTCCTGCTGGGGCTCGCCGTGCGTCAGGGCGAGGGCATGCGGGCGCGGCACGTCCTCGAGCCGTGGATCAACGGCGCGATCCTGCCGCTCTTCGCGTTCTTCGCGGCGCTCGTCGTCGTCCCGCAGGTCGCTCTCCACGAGCTGTCTCCCGCCCTGTGGGCGACCCTCGTCGCCCTGCCGGTCGGCAAGCTCGTCGGCATCGTCCTGTTCGGATGGCTCGCCATGCTCGTCCGCCCCCGAGGGGCCGAACCGGAGATCCGGGTGCCCGATCTCCTCGCGGCGGGCGCGCTCGGCGGCATCGGGTTCACCGTCTCGCTGCTGCTGGCGAGCCTCGCGTTCGCCGACGATGAGACGCTGCGCGACGAGGCGACGCTGGGCGTGCTCGGCGGCTCCGCCGTCGCCGTCGTGATCTCCTCCGTCGTCGTGACGTGGCGTGCCCGGCACCATCGCCGCAGCGCGGCGCGGGAGCGCGGGGCGCGGGGGTGCGGCAGGATGGCGGGATGA
- a CDS encoding MazG family protein, producing MSMRGDDTASAASGGADGLQRAASIMRQVRERCVWTQAMTHRELVPYLVEESAEVIDAVEAGDRAGLREELGDLLWQVLFHAEIAAHDPDDPFDIDDVAGALSEKMVRRHPHVFADEVAETPERVLELWNAAKATEKSARTSVLDGVSHAMPALALAQKVLAKGEKIGVGLEYVEAIAAAEAIADEDGMEGVLPISEEELGDTLVGLVAVARSRGWDAERALRTAVRAIEADIRSAEAG from the coding sequence ATGAGCATGCGAGGGGATGACACCGCGTCTGCGGCGTCCGGAGGTGCCGATGGGCTGCAGCGCGCGGCCTCGATCATGCGGCAGGTGCGCGAGCGCTGCGTCTGGACGCAGGCGATGACGCATCGTGAGCTCGTGCCGTATCTCGTGGAGGAGTCGGCGGAGGTCATCGACGCCGTGGAGGCCGGCGATCGTGCCGGCCTGCGGGAGGAGCTCGGCGACCTGCTGTGGCAGGTGCTGTTCCACGCGGAGATCGCCGCGCACGACCCGGACGACCCGTTCGACATCGACGACGTCGCGGGTGCGCTGTCGGAGAAGATGGTCCGCCGTCATCCGCACGTCTTCGCGGACGAGGTCGCCGAGACGCCCGAGCGCGTGCTCGAGCTGTGGAACGCCGCGAAGGCGACGGAGAAGAGTGCGCGCACGTCCGTGCTGGACGGCGTCTCCCACGCGATGCCCGCGCTCGCTCTCGCGCAGAAAGTGCTGGCCAAGGGCGAGAAGATCGGCGTCGGGCTGGAGTACGTCGAGGCGATCGCGGCCGCCGAGGCGATCGCCGACGAGGACGGGATGGAGGGCGTGCTGCCGATCTCGGAGGAGGAGCTCGGCGACACGCTCGTCGGCCTCGTGGCGGTCGCGCGCTCCCGCGGATGGGATGCCGAGCGAGCCCTCCGGACGGCCGTCCGCGCGATCGAGGCCGACATCCGCTCCGCCGAGGCGGGCTGA
- the hisS gene encoding histidine--tRNA ligase, protein MASVNPPRGMRDFLPADKARRERVLAVIRERYRAHGFDEIETPVLEEHDRLHAGVGGDNEKLAFNILRRGLDADAVRAAADDQALLSDLGLRYDLTVPLARFYASHRGELPSVFRSIQIAPVWRAERPQKGRYRQFVQCDIDVIGDASSRAEAELIVATLDTLDALGLDGADVRINDRRALDAMLEVFGFPADERPGVLITIDKLDKIGPDGVAAELRVRGAAAGAVDAFEAFLVRPQGGDRLPFGDAQIRAALPDGVDDAIVAHLVGVGEAVSAARGADAAGFEVPLQFDPFLVRGMGYYTGTIFEIAHPSVSYSLGGGGRYDGMIGRFLGQDVPAVGFSIGFERIVDLVTLGEADAAEAVVLVHDRDVPVAELLALKAAFVAEGSRVRLERRTKNLKGLLERATADGYTAFATVTAGAARDDVEPKPLG, encoded by the coding sequence ATGGCTTCCGTGAACCCGCCGCGCGGCATGCGCGACTTCCTCCCCGCTGACAAGGCCCGTCGCGAGCGCGTGCTCGCCGTCATCCGCGAGCGCTACCGCGCCCACGGCTTCGACGAGATCGAGACGCCCGTCCTGGAGGAGCACGACCGCCTGCACGCGGGCGTCGGCGGCGACAACGAGAAGCTCGCCTTCAACATCCTGCGTCGCGGACTCGACGCCGACGCGGTGCGCGCGGCCGCCGACGACCAGGCGCTGCTGAGCGACCTCGGCCTGCGCTACGACCTCACCGTCCCGCTCGCCCGTTTCTACGCGAGCCACCGCGGAGAGCTCCCCTCGGTGTTCCGTTCCATCCAGATCGCGCCCGTCTGGCGTGCCGAGCGCCCCCAGAAGGGCCGTTACCGCCAGTTCGTGCAGTGCGACATCGACGTCATCGGAGACGCGTCCTCGCGGGCGGAGGCCGAGCTCATCGTCGCGACGCTCGACACCCTCGACGCCCTCGGCCTTGACGGCGCCGACGTGCGCATCAACGACCGCCGAGCGCTCGACGCGATGCTCGAGGTCTTCGGGTTCCCGGCCGACGAGCGCCCCGGCGTGCTCATCACGATCGACAAGCTCGACAAGATCGGCCCCGACGGCGTCGCCGCCGAACTGCGCGTGCGGGGCGCCGCGGCGGGCGCCGTGGACGCGTTCGAGGCCTTCCTCGTCCGTCCGCAGGGAGGCGACCGCCTGCCGTTCGGCGACGCGCAGATCCGCGCGGCGCTCCCGGACGGCGTCGACGACGCGATCGTCGCCCACCTCGTCGGCGTCGGCGAGGCCGTCTCCGCCGCCCGCGGCGCCGACGCCGCCGGCTTCGAGGTGCCACTGCAGTTCGACCCGTTCCTCGTGCGCGGCATGGGCTACTACACGGGCACGATCTTCGAGATCGCGCACCCGTCCGTGTCGTACTCGCTCGGCGGCGGAGGGCGCTACGACGGGATGATCGGCCGTTTCCTCGGCCAGGACGTGCCGGCCGTGGGCTTCTCGATCGGCTTCGAGCGCATCGTGGACCTCGTGACGCTCGGCGAGGCGGATGCCGCGGAGGCGGTCGTCCTCGTGCACGACAGGGACGTGCCGGTCGCGGAGCTCCTCGCGCTGAAGGCGGCGTTCGTCGCCGAGGGGTCGCGGGTGCGTCTCGAACGGCGCACGAAGAACCTCAAGGGCCTGCTCGAGCGCGCGACGGCCGACGGGTACACGGCGTTCGCGACCGTCACCGCCGGTGCGGCGCGCGACGACGTGGAGCCGAAGCCCCTGGGCTGA
- a CDS encoding GntR family transcriptional regulator → MLIRIDPTREEPVFAQLAASIRADAVAGRVKPGDRLPSAKEVAGSLGVNLHTVLHAYQELRDEGLIDMRRGRGAVVTDAAVAIAALDDEIRALVQRADEIGVSRQALAGLVRAAHD, encoded by the coding sequence ATGCTCATCCGGATCGACCCCACGCGCGAGGAACCGGTGTTCGCGCAGCTCGCGGCGTCGATCCGCGCGGACGCCGTCGCGGGACGGGTCAAGCCGGGGGACCGGCTGCCGTCCGCGAAGGAGGTCGCAGGCTCTCTGGGCGTGAACCTGCACACGGTCCTGCACGCCTATCAGGAGCTGCGTGACGAGGGGCTCATCGACATGCGGCGGGGGCGCGGCGCCGTCGTCACCGACGCCGCCGTGGCGATCGCCGCGCTGGACGACGAGATCCGCGCGCTCGTGCAGCGCGCCGACGAGATCGGCGTCTCGCGTCAGGCGCTCGCCGGGCTCGTCCGCGCCGCACACGACTGA
- a CDS encoding DUF1648 domain-containing protein has protein sequence MSDDQTSERARAIRRFRWLGLYLPLAVFGAIAVVQLALLPLMPDPAATHWGLSGGPDGFAPAWIHPLMTVFIGAGISALIAGIALAEIGRPGRRVAYRLMAAVIWWEVGMLGVSFLGTVLVQVGLDDAQDAPSATGMLIAGLLVGIALGVAAWKLSIEPPVEDDESHVPAPVALSSSEQAVWLKTVTMARSGRLVLGAAVVLVLVLAAVTASLDLATSGRLSGGTWIVIGSFVLVAVLVLLGVVFRVRVDDSGLTVRAPIGWPRIHVPREEIRTAEVVSVNPMGEYGGWGWRYAAGNGWGVVMRAGEALRVTRTNGRVFTVTVEDAETGAALLGGLTQRRESA, from the coding sequence ATGTCCGACGACCAGACGTCCGAGAGGGCGCGCGCCATCCGCCGCTTCCGCTGGCTCGGGCTGTACCTGCCGCTCGCGGTGTTCGGCGCGATCGCCGTCGTGCAGCTGGCCCTGCTGCCGCTCATGCCCGATCCCGCCGCGACGCACTGGGGCTTGTCGGGCGGCCCGGACGGCTTCGCGCCGGCGTGGATCCATCCGCTCATGACGGTGTTCATCGGTGCCGGGATCAGCGCCCTGATCGCGGGGATCGCCCTGGCCGAGATCGGCAGGCCGGGAAGGCGGGTCGCATACCGTCTCATGGCGGCGGTGATCTGGTGGGAGGTCGGCATGCTCGGCGTCTCCTTCCTCGGCACCGTGCTCGTCCAGGTCGGTCTCGACGACGCCCAGGACGCGCCGTCCGCGACGGGCATGCTGATCGCGGGTCTCCTCGTCGGCATCGCGCTCGGCGTCGCCGCCTGGAAGCTCTCGATCGAGCCTCCCGTCGAGGACGACGAGAGCCACGTCCCCGCTCCTGTCGCGCTGTCGTCCTCCGAGCAGGCCGTGTGGCTGAAGACCGTCACGATGGCACGATCCGGCCGGCTCGTGCTCGGCGCCGCCGTCGTCCTGGTCCTCGTCCTCGCCGCGGTGACGGCGAGCCTCGACCTCGCGACCTCCGGTCGTCTCTCCGGAGGCACGTGGATCGTGATCGGATCCTTCGTCCTCGTCGCGGTCCTCGTCCTCCTCGGCGTCGTCTTCCGCGTCCGTGTCGACGACTCGGGCCTCACCGTGCGCGCGCCGATCGGATGGCCGCGCATCCACGTCCCGCGTGAGGAGATCCGGACCGCCGAGGTCGTCTCCGTGAACCCCATGGGCGAGTACGGCGGATGGGGATGGCGCTACGCGGCCGGCAACGGCTGGGGCGTCGTGATGCGCGCCGGCGAGGCGTTGCGCGTCACGCGAACGAACGGCAGGGTCTTCACCGTCACGGTCGAGGACGCCGAGACGGGCGCCGCGCTGCTGGGCGGCCTCACGCAGAGGAGGGAGAGCGCATGA
- a CDS encoding CPBP family intramembrane glutamic endopeptidase — translation MTVPASAVPSPDPQGIVTPQSPKRSLPAPPLERVPWAAVAVFVIVSFAAAWLVVLPLWLADGLANPLATLILPAMMLTPMLAVLVVTFVLKTPARGERLRSLGIWPLRPFARTIWLTVAAMYLPLVVIAATTFLAGALGFAQLDLTMAGFDALNRQQAAASGIDAALLPPAQVVFALQILLLPVGVLTGNALLALGEEVGWRGWLLPSLRPLGVWPSLLVSGAIWGLWHAPIILLGYNFGRADVVGVLLMVAGCVAWGVLFGWLRLRTGSVWPAVIGHASLNGLGQFIVFFLPLGASPDAALAGPLGVASWIVLAVVVAVLAACGQFRRRVLS, via the coding sequence ATGACCGTCCCCGCCTCGGCCGTCCCGTCGCCTGACCCGCAGGGGATCGTGACCCCGCAGAGCCCGAAGAGGTCGTTGCCCGCGCCGCCGCTCGAGCGCGTGCCGTGGGCCGCCGTGGCGGTGTTCGTCATCGTGTCGTTCGCGGCCGCGTGGCTCGTCGTGCTGCCGCTGTGGCTCGCCGACGGTCTCGCGAACCCGCTCGCGACGCTGATCCTCCCGGCGATGATGCTCACGCCCATGCTCGCCGTGCTCGTCGTGACGTTCGTTCTGAAGACGCCCGCGCGCGGCGAGCGCCTGCGGTCGCTGGGCATCTGGCCGCTGCGGCCGTTCGCGCGGACGATCTGGCTCACCGTCGCAGCGATGTACCTGCCCCTCGTCGTCATCGCCGCGACGACCTTCCTCGCCGGCGCCCTGGGCTTCGCACAGCTCGACCTCACGATGGCGGGCTTCGACGCGTTGAACCGACAGCAGGCCGCGGCGTCGGGCATCGATGCCGCGTTGCTGCCGCCGGCGCAGGTCGTCTTCGCCCTGCAGATCCTCCTGCTCCCCGTCGGGGTGCTCACGGGCAACGCGCTCCTCGCTCTCGGCGAGGAGGTCGGCTGGCGCGGATGGCTGCTGCCGTCGCTGCGGCCGCTCGGGGTGTGGCCGTCGCTGCTCGTGTCGGGAGCGATCTGGGGGCTGTGGCACGCCCCGATCATCCTGCTCGGCTACAACTTCGGGCGCGCCGACGTCGTGGGCGTGCTGCTGATGGTCGCGGGCTGCGTGGCCTGGGGCGTGCTGTTCGGATGGCTCCGGCTGCGCACGGGATCGGTGTGGCCCGCCGTCATCGGGCACGCCTCGCTCAACGGACTCGGACAGTTCATCGTCTTCTTCCTGCCGCTCGGGGCGTCCCCGGACGCGGCGCTCGCCGGCCCCCTGGGCGTCGCGTCCTGGATCGTCCTCGCCGTGGTCGTGGCCGTGCTCGCCGCGTGCGGCCAGTTCCGGCGCCGCGTGCTGTCCTGA